GAAGAGAACGTGGCGAGGCTTCAAGAGCGCCATGATGTGATTCTCAAAGAGATATGTTCTTATTACCTCGTTAACTCCGAGCTCCAAGAAGCTTTGGTTGCAGCTCGAGCAGATATTGATGTTGCTTCAGGTTTTGTCATAGAGCTTAGAAGATTACAGTTGAATTTATTAAACTCACTTTCTTAATGTAAGTAAGTTAACACGTATTAATGGTGattggattaattaattaaagatAAAGCATGATTAACGTGGGGGGGATGAATCCGACGGCTGAGATTACTCGAGGGTTTTATATCTCTCCTTCCAATCCGGCTCCCCCACGTTTAGTATCCAAAAACGTCGACCGTTGGATCAAACTCAAAGAAATACAATCTGAACGGTTGACTTCATCAACACACGGATCGCCAGCGTGGCAGTAGACGGTGTATATAGACACACACACGTTGTTGGATCATCAAATCGTAAACCGCTACAAAACCGTCAAAAAAGGAAAAGTAATTAGTTTGTTAAGAAGAATCCCGATGGAGTCGTCGTCACCAGCAGCAGCGAAGCCGGCGAGAGGCGCAGGAGGAAGGAAAGGAGGAGATCGGAAGAAGAGTGTTTCCAAGTCGGCCAAGGCTGGTCTTCAGTTCCCCGTCGGTCGTATCTCTCGTTACTTGAAGAAAGGTCGTTACGCGATCAGGTACGGCGCCGGTGCTCCCGTTTACCTCGCCGCCGTTCTCGAGTACCTCGCCGCCGAGGTATGTATTCTTAGATCTCCGTCGATTTTGAGAATGTGCATTCTTAGGGTTTCGAAATTGTGATTTAATCTGTAGATCTAACGAATCTAATCGCAGGTTCTGGAGCTTGCGGGGAACGCAGCGAGGGATAATAAGAAGAACAGGATAAACCCGAGGCATCTCTGCTTGGCGATAAGGAACGATGAGGAATTGGGGAAGTTGCTCCACGGAGTCACAATCGCGAGCGGTGGAGTTCTTCCGAACATCAACCCGGTTCTTCTTCCGAAGAGATCCGCATCTCAAACTGAGAAGCCTGAGAAAGCAGCTAAAGCTGCTAAATCTCCCAAGAAGGCTTAAAAATGATTACTGTTGTTTCCTTTGTTATATCaatctagaagaagaagaagaagttgttttTTAGGGATTGTGTAGTTTACTTTCTATGTTTACTCTCCGTTTGGTTTGTTTATGGATCTCCAATGGCTGATTATGTGTTTGCGCCATTTTGTAATGAATGAACTAATTTCTGGGTATCTTCTCAGTTTCTCAgtcatcaaataaataaaatctcttTCTGGAATTCATACTTTCTCATACCCACTCGATCTCAAAGAAAAAGCGTAGAAATTAATGTAGATGTTGACGATAATCCGAAGTAGCAGTAATCAAAGTAGTTTGTACTttgtttgttaattaaataaggTTAGTTTAGTTGGGCAAAGAGGATATAAGTCAGTTTTATGCTCAAAATGGGCTTTAGATGGGCCGGCCCATATTTATTGCTGTTAGGCGTCTGTCTCCTACACGATGATTCTGGAAACCGACGGAGGTTTTTTAACTTGCCTTGGGTGCGTGGGGTTTAGCTGCAATCAAAGTGTGTGAATCTTAGATTTGGCGATGATGAATTTGCTGGTTGAATTCTTCTCTCCGTTAATGATGAACGGCTCGCTCATTtcattaattgatttaaaaatcaataaCTCGTTATCGTTGTTTCTTTTGGCAGAGAAGAGCCGTCTCATCTTCTAAGCGAAGCTCGCTTCTTCGCATCGTCGCTGTTGCTGCCGCTACTTCTGGAGTTGTATATGATACAGATACAGGTAAACCAAGCTCTAACAATTTTTCCTTGATTGTTCATTTGACTTTATTTGCCGCATGGTTAAATACACTGGTGGCAAAATGTGATCCTATCATGGTGTGATCATGTATTTCTAGGAACGAGAATATCAGTGGCTATCCCAGAACCTTTTAAGATCTCACAGAGTTTGATTCATCGCACAGAGCAAAGCTTGTTTGGTTCGTAACGAAaaatctcatctctctctctatctatgtatgtaatttttcaaatatgaagctgctatttttttagaaatttatgtttatttaattgtatataTGCAGGAAATTTGGCGGCGTTTTCTGCCAGAGTTAGTCCAAAACCAGAAGCAGCTGCAAGTAATGATGAGAAGAGAGTTCCTGTTGAAGATTCGGATAGTGTGAAACCACCGAGCGGTGGGTTCTTGGGGAGGGATACAATCGCCAATGCGGCTGCAAGAATTGGACCAGCTGTTGTCAATCTTTCTGTTCCTCAAGGTTTCACTTCTTTCTTATAGTTTTGTTTCTGGCTGTAGGATGATTGATTAATTGGGTGTTGTTGTTGGGttatctttttgatttttttttttttttttgtaaaaggatTTCATGGGATTACTACTGGAAAGAGTATCGGTTCTGGAACGATCATTGACGCTGATGGCACAATATTGACTTGTGCTCACGTTGTAGTCGATTTTCAGAGCATTCGCCAGTCATCTAAAGGAAGGGTAAGTTCTAAACAATGATCAGCTCTCATTATAGTCTGGTTTAGAAAAGAGCATGCAGGACAAGTGAATGAATTAATGTGTATGATCTCTTTACCCTCAGGAAGTTTAGTAAATGTCCAAACTCTTGATTGTTAAACCATGTAGTTTTGGTTCATACCATCATGACAAGGTTCTTAATATGACTTTTGTTTGACTAATATATTGGCTAGTTGTTGGAGCTATAGTACCTAATGATAAGATTTGGTTCTTCCAATACCTGGATGGAACCTATGTAGTGAAACATATGAGGTTTTGGATTACAGGTTGATGTGACACTGCAAGATGGTAGGACGTTTGAAGGTGTGGTGCTGAATGCTGATTTACAGTCTGACATTGCATTAGTGAAGATAAACTCAAAGACTCCATTGCCAACTGCTAAACTTGGTTTCTCGAGTAAGCTTCGTCCAGGGGACTGGGTAATAGCTGTCGGCTGTCCTCTTTCTCTTCAGAATACAATAACCGCCGGTATCGTTAGGTaaataaacacacacacacacctgtAACCAcgataattttcttttcttcatttgATAAGTTCTTATCACTACACTGTGTTCTTTacttggattttttttgtttttctttcggTGTAGCTGTGTTGATCGCAAAAGCAGTGATTTGGGTTTAAGAGGCACAGGTAGAGAATACCTCCAAACAGACTGTGCCATCAATGCTGTAATAATCCACACCTTTCCTTCTCTATGGCTTGAGAGATCTTGTTAACGTTTGGCTTGCATGCCTTTcgtttttatattcttatgcTTATTTGTGTGGCAGGGAAACTCAGGCGGGCCTCTTGTGAATTTGGACGGAGAAGTGATCGGTGTTAACATCATGAAAGTCTTAGCTGCAGATGGGCTCGGCTTCTCTGTGCCAATTGATTCAGTCTCCAAAATTATCGAGCATTTCAAGAAAAGCGGGTATGTTAGTAATCAATCTCTATACCTGTTCATTGGCTTGGCTTTGGTTAGTAATAGAAAACTATTGTTGCAGTAGAGTAATTCGTCCATGGATTGGGCTAAAAATGATCGAACTCAACAAAATGATCATTGCTCAGCTTAAAGAACGATACCCGATGTTTCCTGATGTGGAAAAAGGCATTCTTGTCCCTACGGTGAGTAATACCATTCTTTCATAAAGAAGAAGATCCATGTTGTTTGTATTAATCCTAATCAGTTTCACATTTTGCATATTCAACCAATATATTTGCTGTTTCTGCAGGTGATTCCAGGAtcaccagctgatcgagctggaTTCAAACCAGGTGATGTTGTTGTGAGATTTGACGGCAAGCCGGTCGAGACCATCAAAGAGGCATGTATCATCTTATCAATCTACATTCTTCTTAGAATAAAAATTATTCATGTGTGAATGAAGTTTCAATTGCAGTTAATAGAGATAATGGACGATAGAGTTGGGCAGCGGATCCGAGTAGTAGTGGAAAGATCAAGTAAAGAAACGGTCACACTAGAAGTCATTCCTGAGGAGGCTAATCCAGACATGTGAGACTTGCTTTTCAAAACTACTTCAGCTGCAGAATCAAATAGgtagttttgtatttgaaggTTCCTTGGCATCTCGGAATATAAACAAAACTTATGACCAAATACTCTGTTTGTCGGATAGAACTTTTGTCTCTGTAACACTAATTtccagttttaaaaaatattcaaatttactAGTAAGAACAATAACAGAGAAACAAACTGCCAAGGGGATTTCTCACATTCTTTGCGATTAAAATTAACATGCCAACAAAAGAATAGTTAGTGGCAAAACGAGAAACTCAACCTATCGGTGCCTCCTTTGGTATATCACTGGAGCTTCTATGAGACTTGTGCTTCGATCTCTTCTCCCGTTTCTTGCtcctgaagaaaatgaatgtaaCAGAATAAGCAAAAAAGGCTATGAAAAGTCGTCAGACGAATTAAAAAGCGGACAGAAAGGTTAATAGTACTCGTCATGTGAAGAACTATGTCCTAGACAAGATTTAAGCTTCCGGTTGATATGCTTCATGTCCTTTTCACTTGGGTACTTGTACTTCTTTACCTGCAAAGCATGAGAGTGTGCATATAGTAAACTACCTTTTAGAAAGAAATGATGGTTTCATGGATCTGcgaaaatatttctttaaagttaGTGCATACCAAAGATTCGATGTCATCAAGTAATCTAGTGAGCTCTGAAGTCGTGTGCTCAGAGTTCGGTTGAGAAACAATGTTCTCTAGGTACCTGCGCTAAATGCAGTTTAGAACAGAGGCCAAGAGATTGAATATACCTGTACGACGACCATATTGTGGAAAAAGGGAAAAACAACCTATCAAAGTCAACCACTCCGAGAACCCCATTTGCAATACGCAGAGCAGCCAACgccaactgaaaaaaaaaacaatgcagcAATTTGTGATACTTTAATGCGTTTAAGTAGATTATCTTCAACCTAATAACAAAAAAGGCTAAGGGAGACAAAAGAAACTATCACCTGACCAGGAGGAAAGAGGAGTGGAGCATCTGTGAGCATAACTTTATCGGCTTCTCCTGTTGCCGCTTTGAGCAAAATCTGCAAAGGGCTTGACATGTTATGCCAGTATAAGAAAATAACACTTCATTACTTCAGTAAGACCCGCTAAGTGAAAAAAAGACTTGGAGTTATGAAGATAGATCTACCTCCAGCTTCTGGATTTCATCATCTCTAGCTTGAAGAAACTCCTAGAGGATGAAAAGATGATGTCACTTTTGGGGAGACAGCACTAAGGTAGACAAAGATGAAAAGCCTAAACAGTCAAGAGTTACCTCCATGTTACAAATAAAGCCTTCGATTGCACGATACGGTGCAT
This genomic interval from Brassica napus cultivar Da-Ae chromosome A6, Da-Ae, whole genome shotgun sequence contains the following:
- the LOC106407376 gene encoding putative protease Do-like 14, giving the protein MMNLLRRAVSSSKRSSLLRIVAVAAATSGVVYDTDTGTRISVAIPEPFKISQSLIHRTEQSLFGNLAAFSARVSPKPEAAASNDEKRVPVEDSDSVKPPSGGFLGRDTIANAAARIGPAVVNLSVPQGFHGITTGKSIGSGTIIDADGTILTCAHVVVDFQSIRQSSKGRVDVTLQDGRTFEGVVLNADLQSDIALVKINSKTPLPTAKLGFSSKLRPGDWVIAVGCPLSLQNTITAGIVSCVDRKSSDLGLRGTGREYLQTDCAINAGNSGGPLVNLDGEVIGVNIMKVLAADGLGFSVPIDSVSKIIEHFKKSGRVIRPWIGLKMIELNKMIIAQLKERYPMFPDVEKGILVPTVIPGSPADRAGFKPGDVVVRFDGKPVETIKELIEIMDDRVGQRIRVVVERSSKETVTLEVIPEEANPDM
- the LOC106348683 gene encoding probable histone H2A.5, which translates into the protein MESSSPAAAKPARGAGGRKGGDRKKSVSKSAKAGLQFPVGRISRYLKKGRYAIRYGAGAPVYLAAVLEYLAAEVLELAGNAARDNKKNRINPRHLCLAIRNDEELGKLLHGVTIASGGVLPNINPVLLPKRSASQTEKPEKAAKAAKSPKKA